From Peromyscus maniculatus bairdii isolate BWxNUB_F1_BW_parent chromosome 8, HU_Pman_BW_mat_3.1, whole genome shotgun sequence, a single genomic window includes:
- the Naglu gene encoding alpha-N-acetylglucosaminidase isoform X1, with the protein MEAAVLAVVLGFLLLAGGSVGDEAREAEAVRELVARLLGPGPAADFSVSVERALAAESGLDTYSLSGGGGKPVRVRGSTGVAAAAGLHRYLRDFCGCQVAWSGSQLHLPRPLPALAEELTEATPNRYRYYQNVCTHSYSFVWWDWARWEQEIDWMALNGINLALAWNGQEAIWQRVYLALGLTQPEIDEYFTGPAFLAWERMGNLHTWGGPLSRPWHLKQLYLQHRILDRMRSFGMIPVLPAFAGHVPKAITRVFPQVNVTQLGSWGHFNCSFSCSFLLAPGDPIFPLIGSLFLRELTKEFGTDHIYGADTFNEMQPPSSEPSYLTAATAAVYEAMIAVDPDAVWLLQGWLFQHQPQFWGPAQIKAVLEAVPRGRLLVLDLFAESQPVYIHTASFHGQPFIWCMLHNFGGNHGLFGTLEAVNQGPRAARLFPNSTMVGTGIVPEGIGQNEVVYALMAELGWRKDPVPDLVAWVSSFASRRYGISQPDAEAAWRLLLRSVYNCSGETCSGHNRSPLVKRPSLQMSTTVWYNRSDLFEAWRLLLTAAPNLTASPAFRYDLLDVTRQAVQELVSLCYEEARTAYLNKELDLLLRAGGRLAHMLLPALDELLASDSRFLLGSWLDQARAVAVSEAEAQFYEQNSRYQLTLWGPEGNILDYANKQLAGLVADYYQPRWGLFMETLAHSLASGVPFQQRKFEKDVFPLEQAFVINKKRYPSQPQGDTVDLAKKIFLKYHPQAGSL; encoded by the exons ATGGAAGCCGCGGTGCTGGCGGTGGTTCTGGGGTTCCTACTCCTGGCCGGGGGCTCGGTGGGCGACGAGGCTCGGGAGGCGGAGGCCGTACGGGAGCTGGTGGCCCGGCTGCTGGGACCCGGGCCGGCGGCCGATTTCTCGGTGTCGGTAGAGCGCGCGCTGGCAGCCGAGTCAGGTCTGGACACCTACAGCctgagcggcggcggcgggaaaCCGGTGCGTGTGCGCGGCTCCACGGGGGTGGCGGCCGCCGCGGGACTGCACCGCTACCTGCGCGACTTCTGCGGCTGCCAGGTGGCCTGGTCCGGCTCTCAGCTGCACCTGCCGCGGCCGCTGCCCGCCCTGGCCGAAGAGCTGACCGAGGCCACGCCCAACAG GTATCGCTATTACCAGAATGTGTGCACGCACAGCTACTCCTTCGTGTGGTGGGACTGGGCCCGTTGGGAGCAAGAGATTGACTGGATGGCGCTGAATGGCATCAACCTGGCACTGGCTTGGAATGGCCAGGAGGCCATCTGGCAGCGG GTGTACCTGGCCTTGGGCCTGACCCAGCCGGAGATTGATGAGTACTTCACCGGTCCTGCCTTCCTGGCCTGGGAACGCATGGGTAACCTGCACACCTGGGGTGGCCCCCTCTCCCGCCCCTGGCACCTCAAACAACTCTACCTGCAG CATCGGATCCTGGACCGGATGCGCTCCTTCGGCATGATCCCAGTGCTGCCTGCCTTCGCAGGACATGTCCCCAAGGCCATCACCAG GGTGTTCCCACAAGTCAATGTCACCCAGTTGGGCAGCTGGGGACATTTCAATtgctccttctcctgctccttccttctggcTCCAGGAGACCCCATATTCCCCCTCATCGGGAGCCTCTTCCTACGGGAGCTGACCAAAGAGTTTGGCACAGATCATATCTATGGGGCTGACACTTTCAACGAGATGCAACCTCCCTCCTCGGAGCCCTCCTACCTCACCGCAGCCACTGCGGCTGTCTATGAGGCCATGATTGCGG TGGACCCTGATGCTGTGTGGCTGCTCCAAGGCTGGCTTTTCCAGCACCAGCCTCAATTCTGGGGCCCTGCTCAGATCAAGGCCGTGCTGGAGGCTGTGCCCCGTGGTCGTCTCTTGGTCCTGGACCTGTTTGCTGAGAGCCAGCCTGTTTACATCCACACAGCCTCCTTCCACGGCCAGCCCTTCATCTGGTGCATGCTGCACAACTTTGGGGGTAACCATGGCCTGTTTGGAACCCTGGAGGCTGTGAACCAAGGCCCCAGGGCAGCTCGCCTCTTCCCCAACTCCACCATGGTCGGCACCGGCATAGTCCCCGAGGGCATCGGCCAGAATGAAGTGGTCTATGCTCTCATGGCTGAGCTGGGTTGGCGCAAGGACCCTGTGCCGGATTTGGTGGCCTGGGTGAGCAGCTTTGCCAGCCGCCGATATGGGATCTCCCAACCGGATGCAGAGGCAGCCTGGAGACTCCTCCTCAGGAGTGTCTACAACTGTTCTGGGGAGACCTGCAGTGGGCACAATCGGAGCCCGCTGGTCAAGCGGCCATCACTACAGATGAGTACCACTGTCTGGTACAATAGATCAGACTTGTTTGAGGCTTGGCGGCTGCTGTTAACAGCTGCCCCAAACCTGACCGCCAGCCCAGCCTTCCGCTATGACCTGCTGGATGTCACCCGCCAAGCAGTGCAAGAGCTGGTCAGTTTGTGCTATGAAGAGGCAAGGACCGCCTACCTGAATAAGGAGCTGGACCTCTTGCTCAGGGCTGGAGGCCGTCTGGCCCATATGCTCCTACCTGCCTTAGATGAGCTGCTGGCCAGCGACAGCCGCTTCTTGCTGGGCAGCTGGTTGGATCAGGCCCGGGCCGTGGCTGTGAGTGAAGCTGAGGCCCAGTTTTatgaacagaacagccgctaccAGCTGACCCTGTGGGGGCCTGAGGGTAACATTCTGGACTACGCCAACAAGCAGCTGGCAGGACTGGTAGCCGATTACTACCAGCCACGCTGGGGTCTCTTCATGGAGACTCTGGCTCACAGCCTCGCCAGCGGCGTCCCCTTCCAGCAGCGCAAGTTTGAGAAGGATGTTTTCCCACTGGAGCAGGCCTTCGTTATCAACAAGAAGAGGTATCCCAGTCAACCCCAGGGGGACACTGTGGACCTAGCCAAGAAGATCTTCCTCAAATATCACCCCCAGGCAGGCTCTTTGTGA
- the Hsd17b1 gene encoding 17-beta-hydroxysteroid dehydrogenase type 1, giving the protein MDRTVVLITGCSSGIGLHLAVRLASDPSQSFKVYATMRDLKAQGPLLEAARARGCPPGSLETLELDVRDSDSVAAAQACVSEGRVDVLVCNAGRGLFGPLEAHELDAVGAVLDVNVVGTVRMLQAFLPDMKRRHSGRVLVTASVGGLMGLPFHEVYCASKFALEGLCESLAILLPLFGVHVSLIECGPVHTAFYEKLEGGPGGALERADAQTRRLFTHYQRGYEQALSEAQDPEEVTELFLTALRAPRPALRYFSTDRFLPLTRMRTEDPSGSSYVAAMHREAFADLQAQEGPEAGARAPGDRDATSSALICLPGCTSPRVASELCWPASNKPGQD; this is encoded by the exons ATGGACCGCACTGTAGTGCTCATTACCGGCTGCTCCTCCGGTATCGGCTTGCACTTAGCTGTTCGTCTGGCTTCTGACCCGTCCCAGAGCTTTAAAG TGTATGCCACAATGAGGGACCTGAAGGCACAGGGACCACTGTTGGAGGCAGCCCGGGCTCGAGGATGCCCTCCTGGCTCCCTGGAGACACTGGAATTGGACGTCAGGGATTCGGATTCTGTGGCCGCTGCCCAGGCATGTGTGTCCGAGGGTCGTGTGGATGTGCTGG tGTGCAATGCCGGCCGGGGCCTTTTCGGTCCCCTGGAGGCGCATGAGCTGGACGCAGTGGGTGCTGTACTGGACGTGAATGTGGTCGGGACAGTTCGGATGCTGCAGGCCTTTCTGCCAGACATGAAGAGGCGCCACTCCGGGCGTGTGCTAGTGACTGCGAGTGTAGGAGGCTTAATGG GGCTGCCATTCCACGAAGTTTACTGTGCCAGCAAGTTCGCGCTCGAAGGTTTGTGCGAGAGTCTGGCGATCCTGCTGCCGCTCTTTGGAGTCCA CGTGAGTCTCATCGAGTGCGGGCCGGTGCACACGGCCTTTTATGAGAAGCTAGAGGGTGGTCCAGGCGGGGCTCTGGAGCGTGCAGACGCCCAGACCCGCCGCCTCTTCACGCACTACCAGCGTGGCTATGAGCAAGCTCTGAGCGAGGCCCAGGACCCAGAGGAGGTGACGGAG CTCTTCCTGACCGCACTGCGAGCCCCGCGGCCAGCGCTGCGGTACTTCTCCACCGACCGCTTCCTGCCACTGACCCGAATGCGCACAGAGGATCCCAGCGGCAGCAGCTACGTCGCCGCCATGCACCGCGAGGCCTTCGCTGATCTGCAGGCGCAGGAGGGCCCTGAAGCTGGGGCCAGAGCCCCTGGGGACCGGGATGCGACCTCCAGTGCCCTCATTTGCCTCCCAGGGTGTACGTCCCCTAGGGTGGCATCTGAATTATGCTGGCCTGCATCAAATAAACCGGGTCAGGACTAA
- the Naglu gene encoding alpha-N-acetylglucosaminidase isoform X2: MGNLHTWGGPLSRPWHLKQLYLQHRILDRMRSFGMIPVLPAFAGHVPKAITRVFPQVNVTQLGSWGHFNCSFSCSFLLAPGDPIFPLIGSLFLRELTKEFGTDHIYGADTFNEMQPPSSEPSYLTAATAAVYEAMIAVDPDAVWLLQGWLFQHQPQFWGPAQIKAVLEAVPRGRLLVLDLFAESQPVYIHTASFHGQPFIWCMLHNFGGNHGLFGTLEAVNQGPRAARLFPNSTMVGTGIVPEGIGQNEVVYALMAELGWRKDPVPDLVAWVSSFASRRYGISQPDAEAAWRLLLRSVYNCSGETCSGHNRSPLVKRPSLQMSTTVWYNRSDLFEAWRLLLTAAPNLTASPAFRYDLLDVTRQAVQELVSLCYEEARTAYLNKELDLLLRAGGRLAHMLLPALDELLASDSRFLLGSWLDQARAVAVSEAEAQFYEQNSRYQLTLWGPEGNILDYANKQLAGLVADYYQPRWGLFMETLAHSLASGVPFQQRKFEKDVFPLEQAFVINKKRYPSQPQGDTVDLAKKIFLKYHPQAGSL; this comes from the exons ATGGGTAACCTGCACACCTGGGGTGGCCCCCTCTCCCGCCCCTGGCACCTCAAACAACTCTACCTGCAG CATCGGATCCTGGACCGGATGCGCTCCTTCGGCATGATCCCAGTGCTGCCTGCCTTCGCAGGACATGTCCCCAAGGCCATCACCAG GGTGTTCCCACAAGTCAATGTCACCCAGTTGGGCAGCTGGGGACATTTCAATtgctccttctcctgctccttccttctggcTCCAGGAGACCCCATATTCCCCCTCATCGGGAGCCTCTTCCTACGGGAGCTGACCAAAGAGTTTGGCACAGATCATATCTATGGGGCTGACACTTTCAACGAGATGCAACCTCCCTCCTCGGAGCCCTCCTACCTCACCGCAGCCACTGCGGCTGTCTATGAGGCCATGATTGCGG TGGACCCTGATGCTGTGTGGCTGCTCCAAGGCTGGCTTTTCCAGCACCAGCCTCAATTCTGGGGCCCTGCTCAGATCAAGGCCGTGCTGGAGGCTGTGCCCCGTGGTCGTCTCTTGGTCCTGGACCTGTTTGCTGAGAGCCAGCCTGTTTACATCCACACAGCCTCCTTCCACGGCCAGCCCTTCATCTGGTGCATGCTGCACAACTTTGGGGGTAACCATGGCCTGTTTGGAACCCTGGAGGCTGTGAACCAAGGCCCCAGGGCAGCTCGCCTCTTCCCCAACTCCACCATGGTCGGCACCGGCATAGTCCCCGAGGGCATCGGCCAGAATGAAGTGGTCTATGCTCTCATGGCTGAGCTGGGTTGGCGCAAGGACCCTGTGCCGGATTTGGTGGCCTGGGTGAGCAGCTTTGCCAGCCGCCGATATGGGATCTCCCAACCGGATGCAGAGGCAGCCTGGAGACTCCTCCTCAGGAGTGTCTACAACTGTTCTGGGGAGACCTGCAGTGGGCACAATCGGAGCCCGCTGGTCAAGCGGCCATCACTACAGATGAGTACCACTGTCTGGTACAATAGATCAGACTTGTTTGAGGCTTGGCGGCTGCTGTTAACAGCTGCCCCAAACCTGACCGCCAGCCCAGCCTTCCGCTATGACCTGCTGGATGTCACCCGCCAAGCAGTGCAAGAGCTGGTCAGTTTGTGCTATGAAGAGGCAAGGACCGCCTACCTGAATAAGGAGCTGGACCTCTTGCTCAGGGCTGGAGGCCGTCTGGCCCATATGCTCCTACCTGCCTTAGATGAGCTGCTGGCCAGCGACAGCCGCTTCTTGCTGGGCAGCTGGTTGGATCAGGCCCGGGCCGTGGCTGTGAGTGAAGCTGAGGCCCAGTTTTatgaacagaacagccgctaccAGCTGACCCTGTGGGGGCCTGAGGGTAACATTCTGGACTACGCCAACAAGCAGCTGGCAGGACTGGTAGCCGATTACTACCAGCCACGCTGGGGTCTCTTCATGGAGACTCTGGCTCACAGCCTCGCCAGCGGCGTCCCCTTCCAGCAGCGCAAGTTTGAGAAGGATGTTTTCCCACTGGAGCAGGCCTTCGTTATCAACAAGAAGAGGTATCCCAGTCAACCCCAGGGGGACACTGTGGACCTAGCCAAGAAGATCTTCCTCAAATATCACCCCCAGGCAGGCTCTTTGTGA